One genomic region from Epinephelus moara isolate mb chromosome 8, YSFRI_EMoa_1.0, whole genome shotgun sequence encodes:
- the LOC126393703 gene encoding uncharacterized protein LOC126393703 — MNADRDFQMMKKNERAHFFSSKEQELILKLYEEEREILTAKSNTTSASKLREEAWQRIADKINAVSDSGYKRTWQQVKVKHKNIVQTAKRRRAEVMRNEGGSATPSLTSAEEDVLQHKDNRLRVEVLPSGACIEPLTGSDSSFISVSGHPVLLLPVTKTEPESLSGDETDVSDTNFEGDAHNSSFQETANSTCATPRGRSAEKQTDDIRALYCSYLKKEIENRDQLMAYRALKMRKMEKEILLLDKQLM; from the exons ATGAacgcagacagag atttccagatgatgaaaaaaaacgAGAGGGCACATTTTTTCAGCTCTAAAGAGCAGGAACTTATTTTAAAGTTGTatgaggaagaaagagaaataCTGACAGCCAAATCCAACACCACAAGCGCCTCTAAACTCAGAGAGGAAGCCTGGCAGAGAATTGCTGATAAAATAAACGC GGTATCGGACAGCGGCTACAAAAGAACATGGCAGCAAGTGAAAgtcaaacataaaaacatagtGCAAACAG CAAAAAGAAGACGGGCAGAGGTGATGAGGAATGAGGGGGGCTCAGCGACCCCGTCTCTGACCTCTGCAGAGGAGGACGTGCTGCAGCACAAAGACAACAGGCTGCGAGTGGAGGTCCTCCCTAGTGGTGCTTGTATTGAGCCGCTGACTGGATCTGACAGCTCTTTTATTAGTG TCTCAGGCcatcctgtcctcctcctgcctgTAACAAAGACTGAGCCAGAGAGTTTGAGTGGTGATGAGACAGACGTCAGTGACACTAACTTTGAAGGG GATGCACACAACAGCAGCTTCCAGGAGACGGCCAACTCAACATGTGCTACACCTAGAGGCAGAAGTGCAGAG AAGCAGACAGACGACATAAGAGCCCTTTACTGCTCCTACCTCAAGAAGGAAATAGAGAACCGCGACCAACTGATGGCATACAGAGCACTTAAAAtgaggaagatggagaaagaAATTTTATTACTTGATAAGCAGCTGATGTGA